In one Photobacterium swingsii genomic region, the following are encoded:
- a CDS encoding DUF3987 domain-containing protein, with protein sequence MNNHNFVSRETLNPYQEKNETLTIDLSEHSQTDISYIDAGNAGNAGNAGNAGNLDTPETPETPETPETPETQIKWTDKKPLIVNKLAPVMPLNRMMLPTSIRECIFEHAYRINNTAPDFSAISTIISIAAIAGGNVEIRPKQNDNWVVPLTIWGAMVANASGNKTPSASCGIGPLQQVQDTVISKQSGLEKRAYEIKKSMYNQKVSTLEAKSKQAFESNKDAEGMRYLEEIEQLSPPTEALARNIYINDCTVEALCKRLKSNPAGVLLYRDELSGWLSTLNQTGREHERSFYLEAYNGSKNKYIQERISRENIELERVIVNVFGGIQPSLILPLVTEKMAGRKDDGLLERLLQMSVYPDSNKSFITDKRPNYWLIEKLKMMYEKVAELNSPLNPTQFSFNRDAQLMWNRWSEQALEEEKTVPEQWQSMFAKRPAHCAKLALTFHLIDEAAAHSQNQPFEPALKVGKKSLVRAISWMKYLKSHTKRILTMSNCNTVSPSALSLESNLAKLYPDFTKHQLSQKGWKNLKKSSERDEALKLLEKKGYIISVDKPTKRYLVHTDYQGE encoded by the coding sequence ATGAACAATCATAATTTTGTTAGTCGAGAGACTTTAAACCCATATCAAGAGAAAAACGAAACACTAACTATCGATCTATCTGAACATAGTCAAACTGATATCTCTTATATAGATGCAGGTAATGCAGGTAATGCAGGTAATGCAGGTAATGCAGGTAACCTTGACACACCTGAAACACCTGAAACACCTGAAACACCTGAAACACCTGAAACACAAATAAAGTGGACAGACAAAAAACCTCTGATTGTTAATAAATTAGCTCCAGTCATGCCTCTAAATCGTATGATGCTACCTACATCGATAAGAGAGTGTATTTTCGAACATGCATACAGGATCAATAATACAGCCCCAGACTTTTCTGCAATCAGCACAATAATCTCTATTGCAGCCATTGCAGGGGGCAATGTTGAAATTCGACCTAAACAAAACGACAACTGGGTTGTTCCACTAACTATATGGGGTGCAATGGTTGCTAACGCTTCAGGTAATAAAACACCATCAGCAAGTTGCGGTATTGGTCCCTTACAACAGGTTCAGGATACTGTAATTTCTAAACAGTCTGGACTTGAAAAACGTGCGTATGAGATTAAAAAATCAATGTATAACCAAAAGGTATCTACTCTGGAGGCTAAGTCCAAACAGGCTTTTGAATCGAATAAAGATGCTGAGGGTATGCGCTACTTAGAAGAGATTGAACAGTTATCGCCGCCGACTGAAGCTCTTGCAAGAAATATATACATCAACGACTGCACTGTTGAAGCATTATGTAAAAGGCTGAAGTCAAACCCTGCTGGCGTATTGCTTTATCGAGATGAATTATCTGGATGGCTTTCTACTCTAAATCAAACAGGTAGGGAGCATGAACGTTCTTTTTACCTTGAAGCTTATAATGGCTCAAAAAATAAATATATTCAGGAAAGGATTAGTCGAGAAAATATTGAGCTAGAACGAGTTATTGTAAATGTTTTCGGGGGAATTCAACCTTCTTTAATACTCCCGCTAGTTACTGAAAAAATGGCGGGGCGTAAGGATGATGGTCTACTTGAACGCTTACTACAAATGTCTGTATATCCCGATTCAAATAAGTCCTTTATCACCGATAAAAGGCCAAATTATTGGTTAATTGAAAAATTGAAAATGATGTATGAGAAAGTAGCAGAATTAAATTCCCCACTCAATCCTACTCAATTTTCATTCAATAGGGATGCTCAATTGATGTGGAACAGGTGGTCTGAACAAGCACTCGAAGAAGAAAAAACAGTTCCAGAACAATGGCAATCTATGTTTGCTAAACGCCCTGCACACTGTGCAAAACTAGCTCTTACTTTTCATTTAATTGATGAAGCTGCTGCACATTCGCAAAATCAACCTTTTGAACCAGCACTAAAAGTTGGGAAGAAAAGTTTGGTTCGAGCAATCTCTTGGATGAAATACTTAAAATCCCACACTAAAAGAATATTAACTATGAGTAATTGCAACACTGTGAGCCCTTCTGCCCTATCACTAGAAAGTAATCTAGCGAAGCTTTACCCCGACTTTACTAAGCACCAGTTATCGCAAAAGGGCTGGAAGAATTTAAAAAAATCGTCAGAGCGAGATGAAGCATTAAAGCTGCTAGAAAAAAAAGGATATATTATTTCAGTAGATAAACCCACGAAAAGATATTTAGTCCATACCGATTATCAGGGAGAGTAA